From a region of the Streptomyces sp. NBC_01454 genome:
- the ileS gene encoding isoleucine--tRNA ligase, whose amino-acid sequence MSPQPQYRQVPAQVDLPALEHAVLEFWQEQKVFARTLQQSEGRPEWVFYEGPPTANGMPGAHHIEARVFKDVFPRFRTMQGYHVDRKAGWDCHGLPVELAVEKELGFNGKKDIEAYGIAEFNAKCRESVTRHTDAFAELTTRMGYWTDLDAPYRTMDPDYIESVWWSLKEIFSKGLLVQDHRVAPWCPRCGTGLSDHELAQGYETVVDPSVFVRLPLTSGPLAGRAKLLIWTTTPWTLISNTAVAAHPDVTYVVATDGSEQLVVAEPLLEKALGEGWRATGESFTGREMERWSYERPFDLVELEGANIVVNAEYVTTDDGTGLVHQAPAFGEDDLKTCRAYGLPVINPVRPDGTFEEQLDLIGGQFFKKADEALVADLGARGLLFRHLAYEHSYPHCWRCHTALLYYAQPSWYIRTTAVKDALLRENESTNWFPESVKHGRFGDWLNNNIDWALSRNRYWGTPLPIWRCEENHLTCVGSLAELTELTGTDQSDLDPHRPFIDAVTFACPTCRGTATRVPEVIDAWYDSGSMPFAQWGYPYRNKELFEKRYPAQFISEAIDQTRGWFYTLMAVGTLVFDKSSYENVVCLGHILAEDGRKMSKHLGNTLQPIPLMDQHGADAVRWFMAAGGSPWAARRVGHATIQEVVRKTLLTYWNTVAFQALYARTSNWAPSPADPAPADRPLLDRWLLGELNSLVEQVTDSLESFDTQRAGKLLSSFVDDLSNWYVRRSRRRFWQGDAAALRTLHDVIETVTRLMAPLTPFLTERVWQDLVVPVTPDAPNSVHLSSWPVADKAAIDPALSAQMLLVRRLVELGRATRAESGVKTRQPLSRALVAAHGFAGLPEDLRAQIAEELNVSSLAALSDSSSGREGGGSLVDTTAKANFRALGKRFGKGVQAVAKAVAAADAAALSLALREGTASVEVDGETVTLAPDEVIITETPREGWSVASEAGATVALDLEITPELRRAGLARDAIRLIQEARKNSGLDVADRIALRWQSTDEEVRTALADHTGLISDEVLATDFVNEQESTEDVNGSYGPEFTDESLALTFRLRKA is encoded by the coding sequence ATGAGTCCGCAGCCCCAGTACCGCCAGGTACCCGCCCAGGTAGACCTCCCCGCCCTCGAGCACGCGGTGCTCGAGTTCTGGCAGGAGCAGAAGGTCTTCGCCCGTACCCTCCAGCAGTCGGAGGGACGGCCCGAGTGGGTCTTCTACGAGGGCCCCCCGACCGCCAACGGCATGCCCGGCGCCCACCACATCGAGGCGCGCGTCTTCAAGGACGTCTTCCCCCGGTTCCGCACGATGCAGGGCTACCACGTCGACCGCAAGGCCGGCTGGGACTGCCACGGCCTCCCGGTCGAGCTGGCCGTGGAGAAGGAGCTGGGCTTCAACGGCAAGAAGGACATCGAGGCGTACGGCATCGCCGAGTTCAACGCCAAGTGCCGCGAGTCGGTGACCCGGCACACCGACGCCTTCGCCGAGCTCACGACCCGGATGGGCTACTGGACCGACCTGGACGCCCCCTACCGCACCATGGACCCCGACTACATCGAGTCGGTGTGGTGGTCGCTGAAGGAGATCTTCAGCAAGGGCCTGCTGGTCCAGGACCACCGGGTCGCCCCCTGGTGCCCGCGCTGCGGCACCGGCCTGTCGGACCACGAGCTGGCGCAGGGCTACGAGACGGTCGTCGACCCCTCGGTCTTCGTCCGCCTCCCGCTGACCTCCGGCCCGCTGGCCGGCCGGGCCAAGCTCCTCATCTGGACGACCACCCCCTGGACCCTGATCTCCAACACCGCCGTCGCCGCCCACCCCGACGTCACCTATGTCGTCGCCACGGACGGCAGCGAGCAGCTGGTGGTCGCCGAGCCGCTGCTGGAGAAGGCGCTCGGCGAGGGCTGGCGCGCCACGGGTGAGTCGTTCACCGGCCGCGAGATGGAGCGCTGGTCCTATGAGCGCCCCTTCGACCTCGTCGAGCTGGAGGGCGCCAACATCGTCGTCAACGCCGAGTACGTCACCACCGACGACGGCACCGGCCTCGTCCACCAGGCCCCGGCCTTCGGTGAGGACGACCTCAAGACCTGCCGGGCGTACGGCCTGCCGGTGATCAACCCGGTCCGCCCGGACGGCACCTTCGAGGAGCAGCTGGACCTGATCGGCGGCCAGTTCTTCAAGAAGGCCGACGAGGCGCTGGTCGCCGACCTCGGCGCCCGCGGCCTGCTCTTCCGCCACCTCGCCTACGAGCACAGCTACCCGCACTGCTGGCGCTGCCACACCGCGCTGCTCTACTACGCCCAGCCGTCCTGGTACATCCGCACCACCGCGGTCAAGGACGCCCTGCTGCGGGAGAACGAGAGCACCAACTGGTTCCCGGAGTCGGTCAAGCACGGCCGCTTCGGCGACTGGCTGAACAACAACATCGACTGGGCGCTGTCCCGCAACCGCTACTGGGGCACCCCGCTGCCCATCTGGCGCTGCGAGGAGAACCACCTCACCTGCGTCGGCTCGCTCGCCGAGCTGACCGAGCTGACCGGCACCGACCAGTCGGACCTGGACCCGCACCGCCCGTTCATCGACGCGGTCACCTTCGCCTGCCCGACCTGCCGGGGCACCGCGACCCGCGTCCCGGAGGTCATCGACGCCTGGTACGACTCGGGCTCGATGCCGTTCGCGCAGTGGGGCTACCCGTACCGCAACAAGGAGCTGTTCGAGAAGCGCTACCCGGCGCAGTTCATCTCCGAGGCCATCGACCAGACCCGCGGCTGGTTCTACACCCTGATGGCCGTCGGCACCCTCGTCTTCGACAAGTCCTCCTACGAGAACGTGGTCTGCCTCGGTCACATCCTCGCCGAGGACGGCCGGAAGATGTCCAAGCACCTGGGCAACACCCTCCAGCCGATCCCGCTCATGGACCAGCACGGCGCCGACGCGGTCCGCTGGTTCATGGCCGCCGGCGGCTCGCCGTGGGCCGCCCGCCGGGTGGGCCACGCCACGATCCAGGAAGTCGTCCGCAAGACGCTGCTGACGTACTGGAACACCGTCGCCTTCCAGGCGCTGTACGCCCGTACCTCGAACTGGGCACCGTCCCCCGCCGACCCGGCCCCCGCCGACCGTCCGCTGCTGGACCGCTGGCTGCTCGGTGAGCTCAACAGCCTGGTCGAGCAGGTCACCGATTCCCTGGAGTCCTTCGACACCCAGCGGGCCGGCAAGCTGCTGTCCTCCTTCGTCGACGACCTCTCCAACTGGTACGTCCGCCGCTCCCGCCGCCGCTTCTGGCAGGGCGACGCGGCCGCGCTGCGCACCCTCCATGACGTCATCGAGACCGTCACCCGGCTCATGGCGCCCCTCACCCCGTTCCTCACCGAGCGGGTCTGGCAGGACCTGGTCGTCCCGGTGACCCCGGACGCCCCGAACTCCGTCCACCTGTCCAGCTGGCCGGTCGCCGACAAGGCCGCCATCGACCCGGCGCTGTCCGCCCAGATGCTGCTGGTCCGCCGGCTGGTCGAGCTGGGCCGCGCCACCCGCGCCGAGTCCGGCGTCAAGACCCGCCAGCCGCTGTCCCGCGCCCTGGTCGCGGCCCACGGCTTCGCCGGCCTGCCCGAAGACCTGCGGGCCCAGATCGCCGAGGAGCTCAACGTCAGCTCGCTGGCCGCGCTGTCCGACTCCTCCTCCGGCCGGGAGGGCGGCGGCTCCCTGGTCGACACCACCGCCAAGGCCAACTTCCGCGCCCTGGGCAAGCGGTTCGGCAAGGGCGTTCAGGCGGTGGCCAAGGCCGTCGCCGCCGCCGACGCCGCGGCCCTCTCGCTCGCCCTGCGCGAGGGCACCGCGAGCGTCGAGGTCGACGGGGAGACCGTCACCCTCGCCCCCGACGAGGTGATCATCACCGAGACCCCGCGGGAGGGCTGGTCGGTGGCCTCCGAGGCGGGGGCGACGGTCGCCCTCGATCTGGAGATCACTCCCGAGCTGCGCCGGGCGGGCCTGGCCCGTGACGCGATCCGGCTGATCCAGGAGGCCCGCAAGAACAGCGGTCTGGACGTCGCCGACCGGATCGCGCTGCGCTGGCAGTCCACCGACGAGGAGGTCCGCACGGCGCTGGCCGACCACACCGGCCTGATCTCCGACGAGGTGCTCGCCACGGACTTCGTGAACGAGCAGGAGTCCACCGAGGACGTGAACGGCTCCTACGGCCCCGAGTTCACCGACGAGTCCCTGGCCCTCACCTTCCGCCTCCGCAAGGCGTAA